In Thermanaeromonas sp. C210, the genomic stretch ATGCATTACTGGGCGCGTCTGGCCCCCAGGTACGGGCGCCGGTTCTTGCAGACGGAAGATGAGCTGGCGGCCGGTTTCACCACCCTGGGGGCGGTTTTGGCCGGCAAGGTGGCCTTCACCGCCACCGCCGGACCCGGCAACGTCCTCATGCAGGAACCCTTGTCCATGGCCGAGATGATGCGGCTGCCGGTGGTGGTAATCATAGCCCAGCGCGGCGGGCCCTCCACGGGGACGGTGATCTATTCCCAGCAGGAGTTCAACCTGACCTGTTTCGGGGGAAACGGCGAGGGCCTGCGGATCGTTTACTCCCCTTCCCACCACCAGGAACTCTTCGATTATACCCTCAAAGCCTTCCATACCGCCTGGAAATACCGCTTCCCCACCTTCATCCTGGGAGACGGTTACCAATCTAAAATGCGCGAGGCGGTGACCCTTTACGATCCGGCCGGGCGAGGCCTGGAAGTGGCGCCATCCCGGCCCCTGGTGGGCGTGCCGGGCACTCCGGGCCGGGACCGGCCTCCAGTCCATCTCCGCAACACATATAATCTGGAAGAAGAGCTCTATGAGGCTTTACAGGAAACCATTGAGGCCTATGACCGGGCAGCGCCGGAAATAGTGGAGTGGGAGGCCTATAGGGCAGAGGACGCCCAATACCTGGTGGTGGCCCACGGCGTGGTGGCCCGGGCCGTCCGCGAGGGAGTGAGGCGCCTCCGGGAAGCCGGCGTGAAGGCCGGTGCCTTTCGTCCCATTACCCTGCGTCCCTTCCCCCAAAGGGAATTAAGGGAGATGGCTTCGCAGGCTAAACTCGTCCTGGTCATGGAGTCTTCTTACGGTCAACTGGAACGGGAGGTCAGGGCCCAGCTTTACGGACTTACCGTGCCCTTAAGGGGCTACCGCCGTCCGGGGCTGGGCATTACTCCTGAAGAAGTAGTTAGGGAGGTGCAAAGGTATGCTTCCCGCTCGGCTGCCCCAGATGCCTGAGGTCTGGCGCTTAGAAAGCAAACCCCACAAGTTCT encodes the following:
- a CDS encoding ferredoxin oxidoreductase, with amino-acid sequence MATKPVQGEQRAFMTGNEVIAWAALAAGAEVMYGYPITPQSEIMHYWARLAPRYGRRFLQTEDELAAGFTTLGAVLAGKVAFTATAGPGNVLMQEPLSMAEMMRLPVVVIIAQRGGPSTGTVIYSQQEFNLTCFGGNGEGLRIVYSPSHHQELFDYTLKAFHTAWKYRFPTFILGDGYQSKMREAVTLYDPAGRGLEVAPSRPLVGVPGTPGRDRPPVHLRNTYNLEEELYEALQETIEAYDRAAPEIVEWEAYRAEDAQYLVVAHGVVARAVREGVRRLREAGVKAGAFRPITLRPFPQRELREMASQAKLVLVMESSYGQLEREVRAQLYGLTVPLRGYRRPGLGITPEEVVREVQRYASRSAAPDA